One window of the Streptomyces sp. ITFR-21 genome contains the following:
- a CDS encoding long-chain fatty acid--CoA ligase — MLSTMQDVPLTVTRILLHGARVHGKSTVTTWTGEGEPRRRTFREVGERSARLANALRDELGIERGDRVSTLMWNNAEHLEAYLAIPAMGAVLHTLNLRLPADQFVWIVDHAADRAILVNGSLLPLLAPLLPRLESVEHVVVVGPGDLTLLEGCRAVVHEYEALLDGRPTTYDWPELDEREAAAMCYTSGTTGDPKGVVFSHRSVYLHSLQVNTAESMGLSSHDTSLPVVPMFHVNAWGVPHAAFMSGISLLLPDRFLQPGPLAEMIESERPTHAAAVPTIWQGLLAELTAKPRDVSSLRLVTIGGSACPPSLMKAFDEQLGVRLCHAWGMTETSPLGTVALPPAGVSGEEEWAYRITQGRFPASVEARLIGPDGTEMPWDGRSAGELEVRGPWIAGAYYGGAGAEPLRPEDRFSPDGWLRTGDVGVISDDGFLTLTDRAKDVIKSGGEWISSVDLENHLMAHPDVTEAAVVAVPDERWGERPLATVVLREGADTGYAELRAFMAERVARWQVPERWAVLAAVPKTSVGKFDKKVIRKSYADGELDVTRL, encoded by the coding sequence GTGCTGAGCACGATGCAGGATGTCCCGCTGACCGTCACCCGCATCCTGCTCCACGGAGCGCGGGTGCACGGCAAGTCCACGGTCACCACCTGGACCGGGGAGGGCGAGCCGCGGCGCCGCACCTTCCGGGAGGTCGGCGAGCGCTCGGCCCGGCTCGCCAACGCGCTGCGCGACGAGCTGGGTATCGAGCGCGGCGACCGCGTCAGCACCCTGATGTGGAACAACGCCGAGCACCTGGAGGCGTACCTCGCGATCCCCGCGATGGGCGCGGTGCTGCACACCCTCAACCTGCGGCTGCCCGCCGACCAGTTCGTCTGGATCGTCGACCACGCCGCCGACCGGGCGATCCTGGTCAACGGCAGCCTGCTGCCGCTGCTCGCCCCGCTGCTCCCCCGGCTGGAATCGGTCGAGCACGTGGTCGTCGTCGGCCCCGGCGACCTCACGCTGCTGGAGGGCTGCCGGGCGGTCGTGCACGAGTACGAGGCGCTGCTGGACGGCCGGCCGACCACGTACGACTGGCCGGAGCTGGACGAACGTGAGGCCGCGGCCATGTGCTACACCTCGGGCACCACCGGCGACCCCAAGGGCGTCGTCTTCTCCCACCGCTCGGTGTATCTGCACTCCCTCCAGGTCAACACCGCCGAGTCGATGGGGCTCAGCTCGCACGACACCTCGCTGCCCGTGGTCCCGATGTTCCACGTGAACGCCTGGGGGGTGCCGCACGCGGCCTTCATGTCGGGCATCAGCCTGCTGCTGCCGGACCGCTTCCTCCAGCCCGGACCGCTCGCCGAGATGATCGAGAGCGAGCGGCCCACGCACGCCGCCGCGGTGCCCACCATCTGGCAGGGCCTGCTGGCCGAGCTGACCGCCAAACCGCGGGACGTCAGCTCGCTCAGGCTCGTCACCATCGGCGGGTCGGCCTGCCCGCCGTCCCTGATGAAGGCGTTCGACGAGCAGTTGGGCGTACGGCTGTGCCACGCGTGGGGGATGACCGAGACCTCGCCGCTGGGCACCGTCGCCCTGCCGCCCGCCGGGGTGAGCGGCGAGGAGGAGTGGGCGTACCGGATCACGCAGGGCCGCTTCCCGGCGTCCGTCGAGGCCCGGCTGATCGGCCCGGACGGCACGGAGATGCCGTGGGACGGGAGGTCGGCCGGCGAGCTGGAGGTGCGCGGGCCGTGGATCGCGGGCGCGTACTACGGTGGCGCGGGCGCGGAGCCGCTGCGACCGGAGGACAGGTTCAGCCCGGACGGCTGGCTGCGTACCGGGGATGTGGGGGTCATCTCGGACGACGGCTTCCTCACCCTCACCGACCGGGCCAAGGACGTCATCAAGTCGGGCGGTGAGTGGATCTCGTCGGTCGACCTGGAGAACCACCTGATGGCCCACCCGGACGTGACCGAGGCGGCGGTGGTCGCCGTGCCCGACGAGCGCTGGGGGGAGCGCCCGCTGGCGACGGTGGTGCTGCGCGAGGGAGCCGACACCGGTTACGCGGAGCTGCGCGCGTTCATGGCGGAGCGGGTGGCGCGCTGGCAGGTGCCGGAGCGGTGGGCGGTGCTGGCGGCGGTGCCGAAGACGAGTGTGGGCAAGTTCGACAAGAAGGTGATCCGCAAGTCGTACGCGGACGGGGAGCTGGATGTGACCCGGCTGTAG
- a CDS encoding DUF1906 domain-containing protein codes for MRRKITFIRCVLSVVLAFAGLAPAAVAATAAEPLAPGRPGQSGQPGQPGQPRQWDRAARGRTAVGVVHGGADGRVAGRTFRGEGFDTCQAPDRATMDAWRAGSPYGAAGIYFGGRARACSTQANLTPDWVRRTTEAGWSLLPIYVGSQSPCVTGANKNPYRIDTGNPVAQGISEGEDAIRAAGALGLAPGSALYLDMEAYDVDDTACTTATLRYIQAWDRRVRVGGYLSGYYSSADSGVAHLESARRAGAADLPDAIWYARWGVAASVTKEPSLAADAWTPHARIHQYHGSVTESYGGKKLTIDRDLIDAPVAVVG; via the coding sequence ATGAGGAGAAAGATTACTTTTATCCGTTGCGTCCTCTCCGTGGTTCTTGCTTTCGCCGGACTGGCGCCCGCCGCCGTGGCGGCGACCGCGGCCGAACCTCTCGCGCCGGGCCGGCCGGGTCAGTCGGGGCAGCCAGGTCAGCCGGGGCAGCCGCGGCAGTGGGATCGGGCGGCACGGGGCCGCACCGCTGTCGGCGTCGTCCACGGGGGAGCGGATGGGCGTGTCGCAGGCCGCACTTTCAGAGGTGAGGGGTTCGACACCTGCCAGGCGCCGGACCGGGCGACCATGGACGCGTGGCGGGCCGGATCCCCTTACGGGGCCGCGGGGATCTATTTCGGCGGCCGGGCACGGGCCTGTTCGACGCAGGCGAATCTGACACCGGACTGGGTGCGGCGGACCACGGAGGCGGGGTGGAGTCTGCTGCCCATCTACGTAGGGTCGCAGAGTCCGTGTGTGACGGGCGCCAACAAGAACCCGTACCGGATCGACACCGGGAATCCCGTCGCCCAGGGCATCTCCGAGGGCGAGGACGCCATCCGGGCCGCGGGGGCGCTCGGGCTTGCTCCGGGCAGCGCGCTGTACCTCGACATGGAGGCGTACGACGTCGACGACACGGCGTGCACGACCGCCACCTTGCGGTACATCCAGGCGTGGGACCGGCGGGTACGGGTCGGCGGCTACCTGTCCGGCTACTACAGCAGCGCGGACTCCGGGGTCGCCCACCTGGAGAGCGCCCGACGGGCCGGCGCCGCGGATCTGCCGGACGCGATCTGGTACGCCCGCTGGGGCGTCGCCGCGAGCGTGACGAAGGAGCCGTCGCTGGCGGCGGACGCGTGGACGCCGCACGCGCGCATCCACCAGTACCACGGCAGCGTCACCGAGTCCTACGGCGGCAAGAAGCTGACCATCGACCGGGACCTGATCGACGCGCCGGTGGCCGTGGTCGGCTGA
- the cas2e gene encoding type I-E CRISPR-associated endoribonuclease Cas2e — MTVIVLTNCPAGLRGFLTRWLLEISPGVFLGNPSARIRDTLWTEVRAYANQGRALLAYSTDTEQGFTFRTHDHAWSPVDHEGLTLIHRPAPGRRRLTPSSSNSDSPPRSGWSKAAKRRKFGGR; from the coding sequence GTGACCGTCATCGTGCTCACCAACTGCCCCGCCGGCCTCCGGGGGTTCCTCACCCGGTGGCTGCTCGAGATCTCTCCGGGCGTCTTCCTCGGCAATCCCTCTGCCCGCATCCGCGACACCCTGTGGACCGAGGTCCGCGCCTACGCCAACCAGGGCCGTGCCCTCCTCGCCTATTCCACCGACACCGAGCAGGGCTTCACCTTCCGCACCCACGATCACGCGTGGTCCCCCGTAGACCACGAGGGCCTCACCCTCATCCACCGTCCGGCCCCTGGCCGCCGGCGCCTCACCCCGTCTTCGTCGAACTCCGACTCCCCTCCGCGTTCGGGCTGGAGCAAGGCCGCAAAGCGGAGGAAGTTCGGAGGGCGGTGA
- the cas1e gene encoding type I-E CRISPR-associated endonuclease Cas1e: MSTVARRGASTPREVARVGDRLSFVYLERCVVHRDDNAITAEDAEGVTHIPSATIGTLLLGPGTRITHQAMSVLGDCGAAVVWVGEHGVRFYAGGRALTRSSALAEAQATVWANRRARLDVARAMYRLRFPDEDPSGRTRQELLGMEGRRVRDCYRAESLRTGVPWRRREFNRDDFTAGDPPNQGITAAAQCMYGVAHAVVAALGCSPALGFVHSGHERSFVLDIADLYKTEIGIPAAFDAAAEGPEDIAARTRRALRDRINKARLLDRCVRDVKDLLGYEGGSDGGADALDGDRVTLQSDHGVEVEGGRNHDTEVIW; this comes from the coding sequence ATGAGCACGGTCGCTCGGCGCGGGGCCTCGACGCCGCGTGAGGTCGCCCGCGTGGGGGACCGGCTGTCGTTCGTCTACCTGGAGCGTTGCGTCGTCCACCGTGACGACAACGCGATCACGGCTGAGGACGCGGAGGGGGTCACGCACATCCCGTCCGCGACGATCGGCACGCTGCTGCTCGGGCCCGGTACCCGTATCACCCACCAGGCGATGTCCGTGCTCGGCGACTGCGGTGCGGCGGTGGTGTGGGTCGGTGAGCACGGGGTCCGGTTCTACGCGGGTGGGCGGGCGTTGACGCGTTCATCGGCACTCGCCGAGGCCCAGGCGACGGTATGGGCGAACCGGCGTGCACGGTTGGACGTCGCGCGGGCGATGTACCGGCTGCGTTTTCCCGATGAGGACCCCTCCGGCCGGACGCGTCAAGAGCTCCTGGGCATGGAGGGCCGACGGGTCAGGGACTGCTACCGAGCCGAGTCCCTCCGCACCGGAGTCCCTTGGCGGCGAAGGGAGTTCAACCGCGACGACTTCACAGCGGGTGATCCGCCCAACCAGGGCATCACGGCCGCGGCCCAGTGCATGTACGGGGTCGCGCACGCGGTGGTCGCCGCACTCGGGTGCTCACCGGCCCTCGGTTTCGTGCACTCCGGGCACGAACGGTCTTTCGTCCTCGACATCGCCGACCTCTACAAGACCGAGATCGGGATTCCCGCTGCGTTCGACGCTGCGGCAGAAGGCCCGGAGGACATCGCCGCCCGCACCCGGCGGGCGCTGCGGGACCGTATCAACAAGGCCCGGCTGCTGGACCGCTGCGTGCGCGACGTCAAGGACCTGCTCGGCTATGAAGGCGGTTCGGACGGTGGAGCCGACGCTCTTGACGGCGACCGGGTTACTCTCCAGTCCGACCACGGTGTCGAGGTCGAGGGCGGACGCAACCATGACACCGAGGTGATCTGGTGA
- the cas6e gene encoding type I-E CRISPR-associated protein Cas6/Cse3/CasE, whose amino-acid sequence MFFTRFRINTARRDARALLGSPHRMHGAVTMSFPDTLPRDGDGPRVLWRVDRDSAAQTLLYIVSPTRPDLTGLVEQAGWPAADGPGWQTYDYGAFLDGLTAGSVWSFRLTANPVHSIRRTDDEPTKRTAHLTPRHQQRWLLDRQRASGFSVVEKSPDRRLLEYGDELQLLVRDKRDLRFAKAAERRTVSLVSVTYDGRLTVTDPDVLRRTLTQGLGKAKAYGCGLMTLAPVR is encoded by the coding sequence ATGTTCTTCACCCGCTTCCGCATCAACACCGCCCGCCGCGACGCCCGAGCGCTGCTCGGCTCACCGCACCGTATGCACGGCGCGGTCACGATGTCGTTCCCCGACACCCTTCCGCGCGACGGCGACGGCCCGCGGGTCCTGTGGCGGGTCGACCGCGACTCAGCTGCGCAGACGCTGCTCTACATCGTGAGCCCCACGCGGCCGGACCTCACCGGCCTTGTGGAGCAGGCCGGTTGGCCCGCCGCCGACGGGCCGGGCTGGCAGACGTACGACTACGGAGCGTTCCTCGACGGGCTCACGGCGGGCAGCGTGTGGTCCTTCCGGCTCACCGCCAACCCGGTCCACTCGATCCGCCGCACGGACGACGAGCCGACCAAGCGCACGGCGCACCTCACCCCTCGTCACCAGCAACGCTGGCTGCTCGACCGGCAGCGGGCGTCGGGCTTCTCCGTCGTGGAGAAGAGCCCGGACCGCCGGTTGCTGGAGTACGGCGACGAACTCCAACTCCTCGTACGGGACAAGCGGGATCTGCGCTTCGCGAAGGCGGCGGAGCGGCGGACCGTGTCGCTGGTGTCCGTGACCTACGACGGGCGGTTGACCGTCACCGACCCCGACGTACTGCGGCGTACTCTCACCCAAGGGCTGGGCAAGGCGAAGGCGTACGGGTGCGGGCTGATGACACTGGCGCCGGTCCGATGA
- the cas5e gene encoding type I-E CRISPR-associated protein Cas5/CasD — MSVLLLRLAGPLQSWGSAARFVRRTTENAPTKSGVLGMLAAAQGRGRDGDLSDLVALRFGVRIDQPGTRLRDFQTARHFDTDKAMPLSERFYLADAVFVAAVEGERELVRQLYAAVREPVYLPYLGRRSCPPALPVDLGLREDTDLVTALEEAPWQASAWYRSRRQPGQLTILHDSPPDRTPDVSLRDTPVSFSQTHRQYALRGVTSTQAGIPTPQRSPTDHDPTSGLEAV; from the coding sequence GTGAGTGTGCTCCTGCTCCGGCTCGCCGGTCCCCTGCAGTCGTGGGGTTCCGCGGCGCGGTTCGTACGCCGCACCACGGAGAACGCGCCCACGAAGAGCGGGGTGCTGGGAATGCTCGCCGCCGCGCAGGGGCGGGGGCGCGACGGCGACCTCAGCGATCTGGTGGCGCTGCGCTTCGGCGTACGGATCGACCAACCCGGCACGCGCTTACGGGACTTCCAGACCGCACGCCACTTCGACACGGACAAGGCCATGCCGCTGTCGGAACGCTTCTATCTCGCCGACGCGGTGTTCGTGGCGGCGGTCGAGGGCGAACGAGAGCTGGTGCGTCAGCTGTACGCCGCCGTGCGCGAGCCGGTGTACCTGCCCTATCTGGGCCGTCGCTCCTGTCCCCCCGCGCTGCCCGTGGACCTGGGGCTACGGGAGGACACCGACCTCGTCACCGCTCTGGAAGAGGCGCCCTGGCAGGCGTCCGCCTGGTATCGGTCCCGGCGGCAGCCAGGACAGCTGACCATCCTCCACGACAGCCCGCCGGACCGCACGCCCGACGTGAGCCTGCGGGACACGCCGGTGAGTTTCAGCCAGACCCACCGGCAGTACGCGCTGCGCGGCGTGACCTCCACACAGGCCGGTATCCCTACTCCTCAGCGGAGTCCCACCGATCACGACCCGACGTCCGGACTGGAGGCCGTCTGA
- the cas7e gene encoding type I-E CRISPR-associated protein Cas7/Cse4/CasC, which produces MSRTILDVHILQTVPPSNINRDDTGSPKTAVYGGVRRSRVSSQAWKRATREKFKELLDPSDLGVRTKKVAELLGARLTALQPALERRAALELAAEMLRTATGSKIDPPKRKAKEGEPEPAPEAAYLMFLSARQLDGLAELTIKGSGGKDDVAALKEFLRAKENKALARRLLDTRHSVDIALFGRMVADSTDLNVEAASQVAHAISVHAVDNESDYYTAVDDKNTDAEPGAGMIGVVDFNSATLYRYAALDIDRLRANLGAGLRDGEDSAAPTRRAVEAFLEGFITSLPTGKVNTFGNHTLPTAVIVKLRTKRPISFVTAFERAVTAGREGGFVRAACERLARHVPALEEAYGVEDADLTWLVRVGEDTEPLAALGRGMAVGELVETVGGVVAERLAAEQAGTPA; this is translated from the coding sequence GTGAGCCGTACCATCCTCGACGTCCACATCCTTCAGACCGTGCCGCCGAGCAATATCAACAGGGACGATACGGGCTCCCCGAAGACCGCCGTGTACGGGGGAGTCCGGCGGTCCCGTGTCTCCAGCCAGGCGTGGAAGCGGGCCACCCGCGAGAAGTTCAAGGAACTGCTGGATCCGTCGGACCTGGGGGTCCGCACGAAGAAGGTGGCCGAACTGCTCGGCGCCCGGCTCACCGCCCTCCAACCGGCCCTGGAACGTCGTGCAGCCCTCGAACTCGCCGCCGAGATGCTGCGCACCGCGACCGGCTCCAAGATCGACCCTCCCAAGCGCAAGGCCAAGGAGGGCGAACCCGAACCGGCGCCCGAGGCCGCCTACTTGATGTTCCTCAGCGCTCGCCAGCTCGACGGGCTCGCTGAACTGACGATCAAGGGCAGCGGGGGGAAGGACGACGTCGCGGCCCTCAAGGAGTTTCTCAGGGCGAAGGAGAACAAGGCCCTTGCCCGCCGGCTCCTCGACACCCGGCACTCGGTGGACATCGCGCTGTTCGGCCGGATGGTCGCCGACTCCACCGACCTGAACGTCGAGGCCGCGAGTCAGGTCGCCCACGCCATCAGCGTGCACGCCGTCGACAACGAGTCCGACTACTACACGGCCGTCGACGACAAGAACACCGACGCTGAGCCCGGCGCCGGCATGATCGGTGTCGTCGACTTCAATTCGGCGACCCTGTACCGCTACGCGGCGCTCGACATCGACCGGTTGCGAGCCAACCTCGGTGCGGGCCTGCGCGACGGCGAGGACTCCGCCGCCCCGACCCGGCGCGCCGTGGAGGCATTCCTCGAAGGCTTCATCACCTCGCTGCCCACCGGTAAGGTCAACACCTTCGGCAACCACACCCTGCCGACGGCCGTCATCGTCAAGCTGCGCACCAAGCGGCCGATCAGCTTCGTCACCGCCTTCGAACGGGCGGTCACCGCGGGCCGCGAGGGCGGCTTCGTACGGGCGGCGTGCGAACGCCTGGCCCGGCATGTCCCCGCTCTGGAGGAGGCGTACGGAGTCGAGGACGCGGACCTGACCTGGCTCGTACGCGTCGGCGAGGACACCGAGCCGCTGGCCGCCCTCGGCCGCGGGATGGCCGTCGGCGAACTGGTGGAGACGGTCGGGGGGGTGGTCGCGGAGCGACTGGCCGCGGAGCAGGCGGGGACGCCGGCGTGA
- the casB gene encoding type I-E CRISPR-associated protein Cse2/CasB, which translates to MTTSTSPDRAGHLRGPVGLTAERCIRRLQKGYRGDRPAAVSTLARLRRGAGRPAHAVPDLWGLTGTDELAEAMAELPEDSRDHIDHVRAEEALHLVLTLWALHQQSHRDADMHVAGRGLGRAVRMLMNPRGAAAESGKGDSEPDEPVRRRFVRAGTATTLEVLAVRLRDIVLLLRREDIALDYGLLADQLYRWQLPVARADVRRSWGRDFHLAGVVRDRSDEPGGE; encoded by the coding sequence ATGACCACCAGCACCTCTCCCGACCGAGCCGGGCATCTACGCGGTCCGGTCGGCCTCACGGCCGAACGCTGCATCCGGCGGCTGCAGAAGGGATACCGCGGCGACCGCCCGGCAGCCGTGTCCACCCTCGCCCGGCTGCGGCGGGGCGCGGGGCGCCCGGCCCATGCCGTACCGGATTTGTGGGGACTCACCGGCACCGACGAACTGGCCGAGGCCATGGCCGAGTTGCCGGAGGACAGCCGAGATCACATCGACCATGTACGCGCCGAAGAAGCGCTGCACCTGGTCCTGACGCTGTGGGCCCTCCACCAGCAGTCCCATCGCGACGCCGACATGCACGTCGCGGGGCGCGGGCTCGGCAGGGCGGTCCGCATGCTGATGAACCCACGCGGGGCGGCAGCGGAATCCGGTAAGGGTGACAGCGAGCCGGACGAGCCGGTGCGCAGGCGGTTCGTCCGGGCCGGCACCGCCACGACGCTCGAGGTCCTGGCCGTGAGGCTGCGCGACATCGTGCTGCTGCTGCGCCGCGAGGACATCGCCCTCGACTACGGACTGCTCGCCGACCAGCTGTACCGCTGGCAACTCCCCGTCGCCCGAGCCGATGTCCGCCGGAGCTGGGGCAGGGACTTCCACCTGGCGGGAGTCGTCCGCGACCGGAGCGACGAGCCCGGCGGAGAGTGA